cttttatccTCTCCTCCCTTTTTTCATATGTCAccttatttcatttaatttataacaaaatctCATCATATGTGACGGAAACTttaatcatcattttattgataaatttactaaaaaaattaataataaattaaaaaaaattcaagaaccgatagattttcaaaaattcaattcacaaatttatcgataaaataaaaaaaaaaaatcaactgcAAATTTATCTATATTCAATTAATGTTATACAAAAACTTTCCAAATCAATGCCCAATTGAAACGGTATTCATGCATATGGCCATTTGCGATTCCCAGTGCATTTCACTATAGTCCGAAATAAACCGCCTTTAAATTTTGTGGCTGcgtttttattctaaaatttattacctgcattaatttaatctattttccacaaattttttttttcatttgctaGTTGGAATCTCTCGCCCTATTGTAAAATATGTGTTACACTCCTacataaagtattatatatcaacatatgaataataataataatacctaaaacattttaattctaccacaaaatagatttaataaaatgttgtataaatcaacctctcaaattaatatgattttaagtatacaaaaataatacttgTTATTTATatgactatattttttttaggtgGTGTTAGATAaacactttatattttaattaacactcatttaatatcaataataatgtaagaacctagaaaatagaatattagagttgtagatgtattaaaataatgaaacaagatattttattataaaataactttataatataaatagaattttctaaacttgtctcattactttaagaacactttatttttctaaaactttttctcttcactttctctcacttctctctaaGAGTTTTTGATCTTCGATCATCTGTTCGACGATCAAGAGGTATCCAGGCGATCCTTGCGTCGAGGGCTACCTTGCGTCGATGGCTATCTATCTGACCGATCAATTGGTTGATTTGAGTGAGTAAGTGTTAAACCTCTTTTCCTTAGTGTTTAAGGTCATGTAAAGTGGTTTTGTTTTGCATGGATCAAGAATCTCTCTCCCTTAATTCTTAGTTTGTTTGTGGTTCTAAGTTTGTCTTCAATCGCCAATTGGTGATTCATAGATGTTTCTAGAAATTTTCTGTGCGAGAAGTAATCGGGAGGTTATGAGAGTTGTATATCGTCGATATGAGGTAAGGAAAGTTATAATCTTTACTTTACTTTAAATTGTGTTTATGTTGAAAGATGTGGGATTTATATGTGTTGCGATTTAATATGTAGAAATGTATATATGGGTAAGAATGAAGATGTTGAGTAgaatttgattgtattttatgATGATGAGTTAATTGATGCTTTGTGTAATGATAAATGATTTGGAACATGTTGAATctatttttatgtgttattgACTTGGGATTTGGTGTTGTGAAGCTAGTATGTTGATTGAATTGGGGAAAAGAAATGGTTGTTATTGATTTCAAGTATTTTCTGTCTAAAAATGAGGTCTTAGGTAGGGCAATTGTGAGAAGAAGTGTTGAGAACTAGTTAGAGGTATTTGAATATGGTTATAAGTTGAATTGTGAGCAGTTTTAACAATTAGAATAGAAGAAATAGGAAGTGTGATTGTGTGGTAGTGATTAGGTAGAGTTCAACTTGTTTTAGAACTTAATCTTTAAGGAAGTGGACTAGTGAAAATCTGAGTTGGAGGTTTTGTGTTTGTATGGTTAGTTTAGGGAGTGTTGGTAAGTCATATGGGACTTGTTGAAGTCCCTAAGTTGCTTGAAACTATGCCACAAATGGTAGAGTTCATTTGGAGTCTCTAAGTTGAAGGGTTGTAAATGTTTAGTGGAAATCTTGTAGTCCTTTATTTAAATGAGTTTAGGATGGGTTAGACAAAATTGGTTAAGTATAAGTGAGTATATATCACGATTTAGGAAGGCTATAAGTTGGGAAAAATACATCTATTTGGTCACGAGTGGTTTGGGGGTGATAATTTTACAGATTTCGTGCTGCAGAATCATGCAAACTCGCTAAGCGAGTGGAGTTGCTTAGCGAGAGGTCAAGAGGTCTAGAGTATTGTCTCAGGATTCACTCAATGAGTTGGGCTGCTAAGCGGGTAGTTGAGGAGTTTGAACCACTGTCTCTAATCTCGCACAACGAGAAGGGTCGTTGAGCGAGAGGTTGAAGTCTGGGAGCACTGGAAGTTTTATTCACTCAGCGGACTAGGTCACTGAGCGAGTAGGTTGGGGTTTGGGACCACTGTCTTTGTATTCGATCAGCGAGAGGGGTCGTTGAGCGAGAGGACTCTGTGGTCGCTCAGTGACAAGTCCAAAGAGTGttttattctatcttttcttgttttcttatgGAGTGGAGTTACATTTCTATTCATTGTGGATGACGTATAAATATGTATGAGATTATATGATCAAAGAAGTGATGTGATGATGATGTTCAAGTTATGTGTGAAATGTGAATTTCAAGTATCATGTGAGAAaggaattccaaggaggaatataCTAAGTTGGTTATGTAGTGTTATGTATTGAAATAGGGACTCTTGGATTTGGGAATGATCCTGACACTCTCAATAACCCATTTCATGTAGAGGTGGGTGATTATGTCGtggagaatagcaggaggtcctaggtTATGGTCACTGGTTCTAACCATAAATGTTTGACGAATTAAGCTTGATGTATGGTATTATTGGTGGTGGTTGAGGATATgtggttattattattatttatgagcAAGGTTGCTCCATCATACACGGGTGCAGGTTCCCCATGAGTTCGACATAATGCATTTTTCCGGATAGTAAAAAAGGGTTTCAAGTGGAATGGATCGAATTACTGTGCTGATCGATTTATAATATACTCATATATCGTTATTGTACAAATTATATGTAAAATCTTTTGGTActctagcttacccttgtttTTCTGTggtttgtctttgttttttgtttatcttttgcgatgatcaccttaatAGTGTGAACTTATGGATACAGTCTTTTCAGTTGGCTCAACGGAGTTTGAGAGTTAAACTTGCAGTATAGAAATTACTTTTGTTCTTCAAGTGAAGAATTTTATTCTTCACAACTTTGTCGTTCTGATTCTATCATTATACATGTaagattattttagtaattttatattactaaattgGATGTTACAAATCataccatattttattttaaaatataaaactatgtaaaaaagaatcaactataaaagtaaaaatattctttttttattaagtgtTTGATTTATAGGTGTACATAAATTTATGAtgctaatttaaaaattttccaaTTTTACATTTACGACGATCATCGTGAGTGTTATAATTACGTAAGAATTACTATTAGAAATGAATCTGACCTAACTTACATTAAAACTTAACTCGAATGACTATCTCTGTATGGGTATCCTAATATTAAGATTGGATAAACTATGATGTTATAATAGAAATAAACCACTTTTAAAAGCTAACTTAAAAAAGAATGATTGTCCTAGCCTTATATAAGAATATTCTAAGTATCTTTCTTCCAAATGCTAAATACTGCAATGTTTAATGGGCTTCCAAAAGTGTGCTCTGAATGTTAGTTTGGACTTGGACTCAAATATGGATCTAGACTAGTTTCATAAATTAGTAGTTATTGAAAATCtttttgagtctagtttctattaaaaaaaaaattgaaaaaagagatAGCGAACtcaaattccttttttaataGAAACTAGATTCAACAATCTTTCCAATGActactaatttgtaatttttagacATATGAGTAGGTGCAGTTTATTACTTAAAGTTAACGCTTTATATATTCCTGTCAACTTTGATCTTTGCTGGTTGTTTTGCTCATAACTTTCTCCACCGAACTTCAAATgagttgatttttattttgttggaatctagactcaaagagTTTTCAAATTATGCTTTGGTAATCAAGGCTTTTTTGaccattgtaatcgattacaaggacCCTGTAAACAATTACACGAACAAAAATCTTGTTCTAGACAAGATGTAGTTAATTTTccgaaaaaaacatttttctaaacttCCTAAATGAGTTTACATTCAagttattgtttcatgtttcttattttagatgagTGAGTGAGTTTAATGGTCATGGGTCGTGTTTAATGCACTAATAAACACATTAGATCATTCAATTGTTGAGGAGAAAGATCATTTAAGTACTTTTCTATATATAGatgcttaaaaaataaaagtctttaaaagaaatattcaaacataaaattCTAACCTTAGAATTTGGTTTCGCGGAACACGAATTCTAAcctaagattataaaaaaagaaaattctataACTCAAAATTCGATTTTCGAAAAACCAAATtctaacataaaatttaatatatatatatatatatatatatatatatatatatatatatatatatatatatatatatatatatatataaaactcaGAATTCGGTTTTCCAGAACTGAATTATAACCTAccattataaagaaaaaaaaatataactcagAATTTGATTTTCCAAAAACCGAATTCTtacctaataaaaaaaagtgtgttaTTCACGGAAACAAAACGTACATATGCTATCTTAGTAAATAGAAAGAGAATCTATGctatgtgagaaaaaaaaaaatctaaacttaAATGGTTGATATGCgagtttcaaataaaaaaatagatttccAATAGATTGAATTTTTATGTGAGTAAACATTAGGCttgaatattttaaagcaataatattattttgagaaGAATTATAGTGGACGGagaaaactttttataattatgtatttattagattttaattttatattttttattttaaaattatccgAAAGTATATTGAATGTCTAAGGTAAAGAAAAGTAagtaagaattattttatttttttcttgaaaattttatgataCAAAGTAAAGTTGTTTCTGAGCATTCAGTTTGAACAAacttttttagatattttatttgaatgagtTATTTAATCTTGTCTTGTAAGACAGTAAATTTCTAGATGGTGTGATTAAGGTTGTGATGATACAAAGAATGTCTATTTTTGTACATATTCAGAGAAGTAAGTTTCTTTTTTGGTGTAAGCATCAGATGTGCATTGAAAGTTTCCTCTATTATTTTCGCCCAGGACATTTAGAGGGGTCTTTGATCTGTTCTTAAGTCTTGAATCGTGACACTTCTCGTGCGGTTTCTTATTAACTCCCTTTTTGTCACCAGATAAGGCTTCTATCCACCTTTGCTTCGAGAAGTTCCTCATTTGCGAAGGATCCTGGCCGTAGGTTGTGTGATCATAAGGTGCATAACCACCTCTGGTCAAAGCGACTCGTCTTTCTCTTCTCTGACATTGATTAGAAAAATCGAAGTCAAGTGATGTGATTGGTTTGTAACAAATTGTGCTCCGAACTTTGATCGGATGGTGGTGATGCAGTCAATGGAGTTGGATAAAGAGACACATTTGCATCCAATATAAGTTGAGCGAAGAGAATAAAAGTTTGTAAGTTACCAGTGTTTTAAATaggatttattttaattgaaaaatatgtacattttaattacattaataattagTTGGATAGTATTAATTCTCAATACATATAATAATgtgaattttaattgtattaattttaattagatttaagttttgtttaaattagTTTCTTTCACCAAAAGGTTCATAATATAAGTggacaataaagaaaaaaaaaacaatatacaCAATTTTGTGATTTTACTTAATAAACCAAACAATTAAAATCCAATCCAAACAATTAAAGTGTGTCAGGATTATACGTAGGATctgaatataaaatatgatataaagtTGTAGGGATTTTATGATTttccataaaataattttatccaaagtgataattagaatttaatattAACCATCATTAGTTTTTTCTAAGTGTGCAGtatgattataattaaaaagtaaaaataaatatagttttaaatgaTTATGCGACTATTTATTCagttttagtaattatttaattaaataaaagatctTAACGGTTAGGACATAATTACTATTAACACAAATTCGTAATATTTAATCGATATATCTTAACTCAACCTTAgaagtaaaacataaaaaaatcaagcTTTCAACACCTTCAAAAACGGTGGGTGACTTCTAAAACACAATACTTCAAATTCTCATCATATTATATTTGCCCAATTGGATAAGCATGTTTTTTTCTGGACTGAACCTCTGCACAGGTGTTCAACCAATAGCTGCACTGAAACACTCGTGAATGAATAATACATCAACATACTTGCAATAAGAactcttctttgtttttttatttggtcAAAATCTTGCAAGAAATTTAAATACTGATTTTATATTTCAGTTTTCGGACTTTCATATTGCAAAACAGAATAAGATGTCTGgcgacaatttttttattttttttttatacttgtaAAATGTTTCAAAACACGAAAAATAAGCATCAAAGAAAATAAGTAtcatttttaaggaaaaaaagcataactttaaatatgttttccaGCAACAAAAATCCATGTTTTAGattacataaaaaacaaaaccgttttgtttatgttttttttttctttctttctagaTAATGCACCGATTTATCAAACTTCTGGATTCCAATTTGAACATAGAGAAGCAGAAAAAAATTGCTCTGAACATAATAACAAAACACGACAAGTGTCCTGGTCCTGCCACCTGTACCCAAAACCAAACATGCAATACTTTACTGGTTGACACGTGTCTTCAATAACCTTTGGAGtctctatctatatatatggCTTCACAATGCACTTACCCTTATCCAAACAAATTCCGCCACTTTATCTCAGAAATTTGGGTGAAAAAAATCAGTAGCTGCTCTCAGCAATGGCCACAGTGGGAAGGAACGTGGCAGCTCCTTTGCTGTTTCTTAACTTGATCATGTACTTCATAGTTCTAGGTTTTTCGAGTTGGTGTCTGAACAGGTTTATCAATGGCCAAACTTACCACCCTAGTAAGCTCACACTTCCTATCTCTACACCTCTTTTTGTTTTGCAAATGTATTAAATCAAATGACTCTGCTTTCAGGTTTTGGAGGAAACGGTGCAACCATGTTTTTCTTAACCTTCTCTATACTAGCAGCGATTCTGGGCATAGTGTCAAAATTTTTGGGTGGGAATCACATGAGGAGATGGAGGAGTGACAGTTTAGCATCTGCAGGAGCAGCATCAGTGGTTGCTTGGGGTGTGACTGCTCTAGCATTCGGGTAAAACATTAAGTTGAATATTTAGATAAAAGTTATTgtaagaaaatgatttttgagTATGTTGCAGGTTGGCTTGCAAGGAAATAAACATAGGAGGGCACAGAGGGTGGAGGTTGAAGATAGTGGAGGCTTTTATAATCATACTCACATTCACACAATTGTTGTACGTGTTGCTGATACACGCAGGTCTATATAGCAGCAGATATGGTCCCGGCTACCGTGACAATGACTATCCTATGGGAGCGACTACAGGAGATCCAATGCACAAGCCTGCGCCTGTTCCTGCTACTGCAACTCGTGTCTAAACTCCACTTCGCCTCTTCCATCATCTTCTGCTTTACCTTTctgccttttcttttttcctttttctttccatGCCTAGAGTAACGCCTTtacctttgttttttttcatgTCAAAAGTCCCTTTCTACCATCACATTCTGTATATCAATCAATGCATCTAATGGCTTTagtaaatttatcaaataatttatgaCTCTCGCAATCCtggtgaaaattgaaaattattaaagagtaTCATATGAATAATATAGATTAAAATGCATAgtaaatttttatgaaaataattatgattatgacaatttataagataaattaccatatcataaaaaatgttaaataaatatacttacCATTTTATTCAAAATCCTTAAATATCTTCAAGCAAATATCAGACAACCTGAAACTAAAGTGCATAATAATTAAGGAAGTAACAAAACTATGAATTTGTGAGACGACATTTTCACTTCATCACCTGACATTATTGTAACTCAATAACGAATATTCTACAATTTCAACAGCATGGAACTCAACCATTatagtatatgtttgtttacacgtgataaaaataaaaccaag
This genomic interval from Vigna radiata var. radiata cultivar VC1973A chromosome 8, Vradiata_ver6, whole genome shotgun sequence contains the following:
- the LOC106771722 gene encoding uncharacterized protein LOC106771722, producing MATVGRNVAAPLLFLNLIMYFIVLGFSSWCLNRFINGQTYHPSFGGNGATMFFLTFSILAAILGIVSKFLGGNHMRRWRSDSLASAGAASVVAWGVTALAFGLACKEINIGGHRGWRLKIVEAFIIILTFTQLLYVLLIHAGLYSSRYGPGYRDNDYPMGATTGDPMHKPAPVPATATRV